A stretch of the Bradyrhizobium arachidis genome encodes the following:
- the panB gene encoding 3-methyl-2-oxobutanoate hydroxymethyltransferase: MSHISDPPVQRVTIPVLQRWKGEGRRVVMTTAYDAVTAHIAAPIVDIILVGDSVGNVCLGFGNTLPVSMAMMNHHLEAVARTKPHALLVADMPFLSFHLSPEETIRNAGGFLQRGADAVKLEGGAKRAEIVRALVDCEIPVMGHLGLTPQSVNVMGGFKVQGRNSDNALRLLDDAHRLQEAGCFALVLEGIPAELAARATESLTIPTIGIGAGPSCSGQVLVFHDVLGLTESRRPKFVRTYVEGFRLLQEALSRWAADVRTGAFPTPQESYRLPEGLSDAIANWAPSNPT, translated from the coding sequence ATGAGCCATATTTCGGACCCGCCTGTTCAACGCGTCACTATCCCAGTGCTGCAGCGGTGGAAGGGGGAGGGGCGGCGTGTCGTAATGACCACCGCTTACGATGCCGTGACCGCACACATTGCCGCCCCCATCGTAGACATCATCCTTGTCGGGGATAGCGTTGGCAATGTCTGCCTCGGTTTCGGTAACACGCTGCCGGTCAGCATGGCGATGATGAACCATCACCTCGAAGCCGTAGCGCGCACAAAGCCTCATGCCTTGCTTGTAGCCGACATGCCCTTTCTAAGCTTCCACCTCAGTCCCGAGGAGACGATCCGCAACGCCGGAGGCTTCCTGCAGCGAGGGGCCGACGCCGTGAAGCTCGAGGGCGGGGCCAAGCGCGCCGAAATCGTTCGCGCCTTGGTCGATTGTGAGATTCCCGTCATGGGCCATCTCGGCCTGACGCCGCAGAGCGTCAATGTGATGGGTGGTTTCAAGGTGCAGGGCCGGAACTCCGATAATGCTTTGCGTCTGCTCGACGATGCCCACCGTCTGCAGGAGGCCGGATGCTTCGCTCTCGTCCTGGAGGGTATCCCGGCCGAGCTCGCCGCCCGAGCGACTGAGTCCCTGACAATACCGACGATTGGAATCGGGGCGGGCCCCAGCTGTTCCGGCCAGGTGCTTGTGTTCCACGATGTGCTTGGCTTAACTGAAAGTCGTCGGCCAAAATTCGTTCGCACCTATGTCGAGGGTTTTCGGCTATTGCAGGAGGCGCTGTCACGCTGGGCCGCAGATGTCCGTACTGGTGCATTCCCGACGCCACAAGAATCCTATCGACTTCCCGAAGGGTTGAGCGATGCGATCGCAAACTGGGCGCCTTCCAATCCAACCTGA